The Erythrolamprus reginae isolate rEryReg1 chromosome 3, rEryReg1.hap1, whole genome shotgun sequence genome contains a region encoding:
- the TMEM81 gene encoding transmembrane protein 81: MASIETITIPVKMRTATARVSVSSTSCSVTCGMGYKVEETCQIGPSGEKTYCDIQKVECLTNWLCGMLHFTILVGKPFEFQCLSSTEIGPEIKSFSYSWRIARGIITTDDVLFKPFKTAGFVIKLSPAKEYDAGTYRCDVQFMRSYKIVKRIYFGIRVIPGHLVNLNFDKALTLEQHLESEKGKKPQNATSAPIQKQQHFWRQRALFVFLIGIGSGVVGGILLHNIFYYLVNVPNNYGYVEE, translated from the coding sequence ATGGCTTCTATTGAGACCATTACCATTCCTGTCAAAATGAGAACTGCTACTGCCAGAGTTTCAGTCAGTTCCACCAGCTGCAGCGTGACCTGTGGCATGGGCTACAAGGTTGAAGAAACATGTCAGATTGGGCCTAGTGGTGAAAAAACCTACTGTGATATTCAGAAAGTGGAGTGCTTGACCAACTGGCTCTGTGGGATGCTCCATTTCACTATTCTTGTAGGTAAACCTTTCGAATTCCAGTGCTTGTCTTCTACCGAAATTGGCCCGGAAATCAAGAGCTTCAGTTATTCATGGAGGATAGCCAGAGGTATCATTACCACTGATGATGTTCTCTTTAAACCATTCAAGACTGCGGGCTTTGTCATTAAGCTTTCCCCAGCCAAGGAATACGATGCAGGGACATACCGGTGTGATGTGCAGTTCATGAGAAGCTATAAGATTGTCAAAAGAATCTACTTTGGAATTCGTGTAATCCCTGGTCACTTGGTGAATCTGAACTTTGACAAAGCCTTGACTCTGGAACAGCACTTGGAAagtgagaagggaaaaaaaccgcagAATGCCACCAGCGCTCCTATCCAGAAGCAGCAGCACTTTTGGCGCCAAAGAGCTCTGTTTGTATTTTTAATAGGCATTGGAAGTGGTGTGGTAGGAGGGATCTTGTTGCACAACATTTTCTACTATTTGGTGAACGTTCCCAATAATTATGGCTATGTGGAGGAATAA